The DNA region TTGACGATAAATTAGGATGAGTTCCTTTATCTAGATTGAACGAATTCAAAGATTCAATGGATAAAAATTCTATACTTGCTTTGGGCTTTATTGGTCCAAAGTTTACTTGGACTAATAAACGAGTGGTTGGTGTTAAATTCAGCCAAGAAATTGTTGGTTGTAGCAAGAAGAAATTGACGAGTCACAAAGGAATAATCAGAGAATGTACAGTGCAAAACGTTGCGGCTACTGCAGTGATGATTTCATTGATTCATTCACATTGGATTCCTCCATTGGTGTAGTACAAGCTTATCAACAAGCTGTTCAAATACACTAATAATTGTTAATTCAATCCAAGCCTTACAACACACTCTCTAATCTAAGCCTTACGTGTGGTTATAAGATAAAACTTCATCACCCAAcctattttgcattttaaaaGCAAACTAACCGTTAGACTCTTAGGGTTCCTTGCTGGATAAGGAAAGGATCCGGTGGATGGATCCTTTTCCTTGGGATCTCGGAGATCCTATGATCATGACTGTTCATCATACATAGTGCGATCatttttcgttaggtactatttatatttaattttaaaatttgaatttaaaataatttattaccGCATGATGTACAATAAACGATCACGATCACAGAATCCTCAGGAAAATGATCCGGCGAGGATTCTTTTCCCCTGGCTAATCCAAGATCCAGGGCTAAGATTCATTTGATTCCAACACTTGAGGGATTGATAAAGGTGTTTGTAATTTGGCTTGGAGGAATCTTTTTTCGGAGGCATATGTGCACCACCTCTCTAAAACTAAGTCTCACCACTTTCGTCTCAAAATTTGTCTCAAGTCTAATCACCTCCCTAAATCCCAACATAGGCCTTTTTTCGCTTTGAGGCGCACCACCTCTCTAAAACTAAGTCTCACCACTATTTACCTAGTTTAGATACCATATGATTAGGTACCACATTAGTAGGCTTGACAAAACTCTTGGATAACTTCCTTAATTTATCTCAAGTCTAATCACCTCCCTAAACCCCAACATAGGCCTTTTCGCTTTGAGGCAATGTGACTAAATTAGGCATAATAATTTTGATGagtttatatataaaaattggGCTAACAATGGAGGATCCATCATGAATAAATCTTGTGCTCATAAAGTCGCTAAAAAAGTAGAATATTGAAATCCTTAACCATCACACTTTTCGAGAAATTTTTTCTTATGTTGATTATTTAGCTAGTAAGAGCTACAAAGATCTGGGTTTATATTTTTCGTGATCCTCCTATATGTGGATTTGGAtcgtgtttatggatgattgcTCGGGGATCTCAATGACTCGTTTTGTTTGTTCTCgtgttatttcttagttttgttttggttgtttaaagtttaaaccccttatttaaccaaaaacatgGTATTATTTCAAGGACTTGGATTGTTTGCCCTCTAATTGTGGTGCCCTTTCCGTACTCTCctgtttttgtggtcacggttaagccacgtcaacattttatattactatttctttttattttattatttttataaaaaaataatataaaatattaacatgacttaaccgtgatcacacaaaacagaagggcacgAGAAAGGTACCGAAATGGGagagcagacaatccaagtccttatTTCAAACCAAAGAAACCGGTACACGACAATCGGCAACGACACAAGGTACGAGATCTAACGAGGACACGTGTTGCTACATTTTTCCACAAGTCAACATCCTTGTCAGCGAGGCAAAAACatagaaaagaaaagtaaaggAGAGGCACCACCCCATCCCCTCACGGCTCGCCACGTACACATTTTCTAGCGACAGCAGGTAGGCCCCGCCCTGCACCAAAAGATCTCCTACCAATACAGAATCACTAGCGGCACGTCCATCGTTCCACGTGTCCAGGATCGCATCCACACCGTCCACGTCTCTCTCATAAAATCAAAGCCAGTGGTCCGCACAAAGCATGCCTGGCGATCATCCGTTTGCCGTGAAAACAATCAACGGCTGAGATTAGAAGCTGGTCTACGCCTCTCAGCTTTTTCATCTAATTTAAAAGAAGCCCTTCACTTTCAGGCTGGGGAATGAATGGAAAGATGAGGCCACGGAGTTTCGTCATCGAGACCAAGAATGCCCGGCGACAACGACTCAGAGTCCGACGACTGAAGTACACGTGTCAGGCGAAGAAGATCCAGGTGCAGATCACCGGCGGCAGCGGCCAGAAACATGATTCCGAAGATTGCAAGACATTGGAGTTGAAGGAACAAGAGAAAGATGTTGGGAGTTCTATGGAGATATTGTCGGTGTCATTTTCGGCATCGAAAAATGACGTCGTGTTGTCTAGTGGATCCGTGGCCGGATCAGATGAAGGCGGAGAGAAAAGGAGTGGTGAGGGTTCGGAAGAGAGGGGAGGGTATGGCATCGTCTCGGTGAAGGGGATGAGGAAGGAGATGGAAGATGCAGTGAGAGCGGAGGTAGGGTTTGGGAAGTCTGACTTTTACGGGGTGTATGACGGGCACGGTGGGGCTGACGTGGCTGGGGCTTGTAGGGAGAGGATGCATGAGGTGGTGGCGGAGGTGGTGGAAATGGAAGGGACTAAAGGTGATGCGATTGATTGGGAGACGGTGATGGAGGGGTGTTTTGAGAAAATGGATGTGGAGGTGAGTGATATTGcagcggcgaggacggttggggCGACAGCGGTGGTGGCTTTGGTGATGGAGGAGCAGGTGGTGGTGGCCAATTGTGGCGATTCTAGGGCTGTTTTGTCGAGAGGTGGTGTTGCCTTGGCCTTGTCCAATGACCATAAGGTGCGTAGTTACCAAACTTTATGTATGTATCTGTGACAACGATGACATTGTAGTTGATTTTCATTGATTTTAAGTGCTTTGTTATAACTATATGCATCGTACATTTAACTAATTAgtatccaacaaaaaaaaatataattagtgTCAGTAAATAAGCCCCAAAAGATGTAGAACTCATGGCAACAATTCTGTTCCATATTTTGAAATTAGTATAAATTCACATCCCATTGTATATGTTGCAAGATAGGATGCCTTGTTGAGTGGAAATATTGCATAATATTGACTATAAAATTGAACAGAAAGATAGAAAATATAGCTCGTTTGGAAGAGTTTTTTAAAATGTGTTTGATGAAAGTATTTttgaaataaatttaaaaaaaaaactagattttaatccttaaataatatgaagtttagaaaaaatatattatacaagattaaaaattgattttagtgCTTATACTTTATTTAATGCTAGTATATTAAATGTCTcttcttttatttataattttatggtgttcataaattaaattttatgaaaatattatgaattttaaatctcattatggtaagtatcttatataagaaaatatttttgtaaagATTTTTTGGTACacatgtttttgcatattttttttacgTGCCACtaatttattataatatatttaggtacgagTATTTTGGTATGCTAggttagtataatatgtttaggtataaacattttgatatattagtttattatcatatatttaggtacgaaATTTTACGatacacttatgtttttgtaaatttttttatatgacATTAATTCActataatatatttaggtataGATATTTCGGTACattaatttagtaaaatatattatgatacgAACACTAATTAGAGaaagtaaaataaatataatgaattaaaatgtgtataataataaataattttaattttaatataatgatattaaataagatttttattaaatattaaaataaaaatattatataaaattGTATTAAGTACACATTAGAGAACTAAAAACAATATCCAATCAAATATTaggtttttattgaattttaatcttcttcaaggattaaagttcaaaaattccataaatttttaataaaaatataagtaaatcATGAAAAAAGCACTTGACGTGCTTCTTACACATCACATAACCCGTGCTTTTTGCAAGAAGTACAACACATAGTGCATGAAGCACTCTAAGTGCATTTgtaatataataattttaaaataacttAAGTACACATTAGAAGACTAAAATCAATATCCAATTAAACACCAGGTCTTTAttgaattataatttttttcaaggattaaagttcaaaaattccataaaattttaataaatataaGTCAATCATGAAAAGTGTTTGACATTCTTCTTACGTATCacataatttgtgttttttgtaAGAAGTACATAACATAGTGCATGAAGCACTCTTAAATGCATTTgtaatataataattttaaaataactttcaaatgagtataTAAAGCTGTATTGTTTGTGTAAGATAGGAGATATAAACTTATAGACTAACGCATCAGCCAAGAACATAAGGACTAATCAACGAAATCACAACCCTTTGATCGTGTATGTAATGTGAATgtgaaaacagaaacaattgCACCAGTACATACCTGAACAAGATCTGTTCTATAGGATCGTACCTTTATAACCTTGATTTCTAAGGAGACAGGAACTCAAACCTGGTTCTGCATTGTTCGATACCAATGAAGAAGCCATTGCAGCCTCTGTGTTCGAAACCTTCTCCTCTTTTACGATCACAATAGCTTCTCTAATCAATAGGACTTAGAACAACATAAGCTAATAATCGCAAGAGCAGTGGTTTGAACCATAAATATATAGTGCTCCTTCGTCCATTCCCTATCAGAATTGGACTAGGATTCAAAGACATACAAACCATAAAGATTCATGAGACTTTATAAAGTTCCAACACAAAGTTCTTTTCCAAAACCAATTGGAACTTCTCTCAAGACTGCATTCCTTATCAGATTTAGACTTCTTTATAATATCAATTATCCCAAGACTTATAAGAATCATACTCATACTCTTACAGTTTGAACTTATTGGCTAGAGATATGTGATGCAGGTAGTCTTGATATTAGACAAAGTAATCAGTACCTTCAAGTCAAAATCTAACAAAAAAGACTAAAGTTATttaagagcttcctgaaaaaaTTTACTTCAATCACCCTCTCTAATCGAGGGAGTCATAGTAATTGTGAACCAATAGGaataaagtttttttatttaaaatattattaaaacgATAATAATGTGATGAGCTCCTTTCTCACTTCTTAAATTTAGGAGATCTATAGATTGGAGATGAAAATTTTCAACTCCTTCCCATATTTTGACTAGGAGTTCATTTAGAGAGTTCATTGGTGAGAGTTAAATATTTTTCACCATGTAATTTGTGTACAAACAATTGGAGATGAGGGAATTGAACACACGATCTCAGGTGTAAGGATGAATTTATGCTCTTAATTGTTTAAGTTACAAGTCTCTTGCGCAaccaattaattttagggataatttgattgcggtccctaatccttaacattctttgattaaaaccttaatagtattcaaagtttgatcaaggtcccttgactttgtacacctcattatattactattaatatttatattcttatagttttgacattaattgtttgatattttatgagatttataatcctataaatttaaaatccctcattataatactattagaaatggttataataaaaaaattcaaacattttaattgaataaatggataaaaactatgtaaaaataagaaataataaatggcaaaataatgtatccatagtgttaaaaaaattggtacattttacaaaacaaattggtacatttcacatataacaaagtggtacattaataaataagaaatgggtacattataaataaattaggatacaaataaaagattaaaaattatgagtacaaatgaatttttaaaaatataggtgctaaaagaaattaataaatgggtacaaaataaaactaaaaagaaaatactacaaattaaaaaaaaaatgttgcaaattaaaagtgggtacaaactaaaaatataaatatatgatacaaagtttaggcaaaaaacataaatataccatatgtaatttttctatcattgattaaatatacaatgtcacgtgatggtatacacatgggtacaaacacaaataaaactttaaaaaatatgggcacaaaaagaaactaatatatgggtacaaattaaaaatgaaaagaaaattggtacaaattaaaaaatatttgcaaattaaaaattggtacaaactaaaaataaaaatatatgataaaaaatttagccataaatataaatatactaattgtaatatttttaacacaaaaggaatatatttaaaaataaaaatattttattattcaaataattaatgatgttattaatacccaaggaccttgatcaaaaattgaaaatgaataggattttaatcaatggagtaacaaaaagaaggatgtgaacctaattttcccttaATTTTATTACATGTATTTATGTTTTAGAACTTACCTaatactgaaaaatttctccagtaGAGCCCTATGTACTTTATTATTAAGTTCAACTAAACACAGTCATCACTGCTTTAAAATTTAATTCCGCTAGCTGAGtacatttattattttgttgatgcaaTGGTTTTTAATTTCTACGTGCATATATAAGCCGGACAGAGTGGATGAGTTGAAGAGAATTGAAGCTGCAGGTGGGAGAGTCATCAACTGGAACGGAAGCCGTGTACTTGGGGTGCTTGCCACTTCCAGATCAATAGGTATGTACATTATACAATCGGCGGGATATAAACTCTAAATCTCTTAGTAACGGCATTATAAATAAAATCACTAAGCATCTCGGGCCAAATTAAATCCTCGCAATTGGACAAAGCAAATCGAGGAGCCTAATTCAAGTGAACAACCAAATTTAGCTTTATTAACAGTTGTAACATTCACCTGCATTAGGTTATAACAACAAAACTTTATCTCACTGAAGtggtcggctgtatgaatcttagaacgttaCTGCATTCGGTTTTACGCTAACTCATTCACTTCCATTAGGTTGATtgatttaattttcaaatggatcCCCTTTTGGATTAATTTGGAAATATTGCTCGGACATTTCTCAGACTTGGTGGTGTTTCAAATTGATTGGGGGTGCAGGTGACCATTACCTGAGGCCATATGTGATATCAAGACCAGAGGTGACGGTGACCAGGCGAACCGACCAGGATGAATTCCTCATCCTTGCCAGTGACGGGCTGTGGGATGTTATATCAAACGACGTAGCATGTCAGGTTGTTAAAAAGTGTCTTCGTGGCCGAATGAAGAGAATATCCATTCACGACGAACATCGTGTTCTCCTAAATGTAGGAAGTCGCACATCTGAGGCAGCGGCAGTCTTGGTTGACCTAGCTATGGCTCGGGGAAGCAGAGATAACATTAGCGTGATTGTGGTCGACCTCACAAAACCCAGCTCGCTGTAGCGAGCATGCATTttacattttacattttattttatagtaAATATAGAACGTTTTCTTAAATTAACGTATATTTTCTTTGCCCCTTTATACCTTTGGAGTTGAAGTCACGTGATTTCACACCAGTCAGGCACCACATGTGAAGCATATGCTTCAGACGTTATTCGTACAGTAAAAGCAAAGAATCAAAATCAGTCGGCATGTTTTCCAGTAAAAGTATCAATTATTCCCGCGAGTTTACCATTTATCAACAGTAGAAGCAAGTTATTTATCTTATACTTAAACAGTCAAGAACTCATCTTTAAAGTCTCCTTTTCCCAGTATATAAAAATAAGACTCCCACAAAGAAAGCAAGTCAATTTTCATATATCTTGGTCATTCTTGGCTATTTCATTACTCCaatattaattcaatataatcatAGAATGTGTGCTGTTTCAATTAATGGGATACTAAGAAAGTGTAAATAAACCCTTAGGTAGATCCTAAAAAAAGGGGCAATTTACAATTGCTTggttagttatatatatattttttgtttatgttttgagTAATGCGATTCAcccttctatttttatttttatatttctagttaatttttgttatttgattTTCTTCAGTTCATTGGATTTGATGATCGGAATTGAGAGGTGTGGAGAGTAAAAAGGAATGTGTGGATAccatcggtttttttttttttttttttgttgaggaaATGATATTTCAAATATTATTGTGTTATCAccataaattaataataaataaaatcagGGTTAAAGTCTGGATaatttgtaacatcccacatgagtggatcctgtaagctttatatgtatattcctatttctacttagcacgaggccttttgggaactcactggtttcgggttccattggaacttcgaagttaagcgagttcacgcgagagcaatcccaggatgggtgacccactaggaagttctcatgtaagttcctagaaacaaaaccgtgaaggcgtggtcgggacccaaagcagacaatatcgtgctacggtggagtcgagcccgggatgtggtggggactTAGGTCAGGATGTGACATAATTACTCGACCTTTAGAAGTGAATTGAAATTGGTCCTAACTTTTTACAACATTCTAACAAAGTACCTAAGTTTTGAAAAATGAACATCTAGTAGGTTCACTAGTGTTCCATGATCATATAGTTAAATATCAAGCGTGTTTTAACTCCCAAGTCATATATGAAAACTTGAATATCCaaattgatgttgttgatgcacaaaatcggaggtctttgaacaacgtaaatctgaccgtgaatctgcaagaaatgtaaataacacaagatgtatcgtggttcaccccaaggtttgggctacgttcacactgattgtatttctctgattgtatgtatggattacaagggtgaggggagtcccccagagaaggAGATAGTTTGAGGGAGCCTCTATGTATATGAGAGAGCTTGAGGGGGTGAGGAGGCTTAAGAAATGGTCTTCCCTAATAGTGaaggtgaggagtccttttatagaataagggctcctcacttattacatatttgctccttcttttattacataattacatttaagtcccatgaatatttgtacgagatctaaatacgaatgccctaaatatggtataaacagtagtctcccaagtcttcagtcaagagagtcttttggctgaaaacttgaaattcagtccatgtgtgggccgaagtaactagatgttgtcttgaactgatgctcgatatgaggcggtgctcaatctgaaatgatgctcaactagaagtagcacatgctgcgaggctactcgacttgtggcttatgttgccttggttggctcggcttgtggcgttgaaggtgagggagtcccttttatagaataagggctcgctccttaatacatgaataatgggctagagttgatgctctctaatgatggtaagggagtctcttttatagaataagggctcgctcctcaatacataagtgatgggctagagtcccccaaatatttttcatgagg from Malus domestica chromosome 01, GDT2T_hap1 includes:
- the LOC103443860 gene encoding protein phosphatase 2C 51-like isoform X3, with the protein product MNGKMRPRSFVIETKNARRQRLRVRRLKYTCQAKKIQVQITGGSGQKHDSEDCKTLELKEQEKDVGSSMEILSVSFSASKNDVVLSSGSVAGSDEGGEKRSGEGSEERGGYGIVSVKGMRKEMEDAVRAEVGFGKSDFYGVYDGHGGADVAGACRERMHEVVAEVVEMEGTKGDAIDWETVMEGCFEKMDVEVSDIAAARTVGATAVVALVMEEQVVVANCGDSRAVLSRGGVALALSNDHKPDRVDELKRIEAAGGRVINWNGSRVLGVLATSRSIG
- the LOC103443860 gene encoding protein phosphatase 2C 51-like isoform X1, which translates into the protein MNGKMRPRSFVIETKNARRQRLRVRRLKYTCQAKKIQVQITGGSGQKHDSEDCKTLELKEQEKDVGSSMEILSVSFSASKNDVVLSSGSVAGSDEGGEKRSGEGSEERGGYGIVSVKGMRKEMEDAVRAEVGFGKSDFYGVYDGHGGADVAGACRERMHEVVAEVVEMEGTKGDAIDWETVMEGCFEKMDVEVSDIAAARTVGATAVVALVMEEQVVVANCGDSRAVLSRGGVALALSNDHKPDRVDELKRIEAAGGRVINWNGSRVLGVLATSRSIGDHYLRPYVISRPEVTVTRRTDQDEFLILASDGLWDVISNDVACQVVKKCLRGRMKRISIHDEHRVLLNVGSRTSEAAAVLVDLAMARGSRDNISVIVVDLTKPSSL
- the LOC103443860 gene encoding protein phosphatase 2C 51-like isoform X2; translated protein: MNGKMRPRSFVIETKNARRQRLRVRRLKYTCQAKKIQVQITGGSGQKHDSEDCKTLELKEQEKDVGSSMEILSVSFSASKNDVVLSSGSVAGSDEGGEKRSGEGSEERGGYGIVSVKGMRKEMEDAVRAEVGFGKSDFYGVYDGHGGADVAGACRERMHEVVAEVVEMEGTKGDAIDWETVMEGCFEKMDVEVSDIAAARTVGATAVVALVMEEQVVVANCGDSRAVLSRGGVALALSNDHKPDRVDELKRIEAAGGRVINWNGSRVLGVLATSRSIDLVVFQIDWGCR